The genomic segment CTTACGTTGTTGGGGATCAAACATCATGAGCTTATCTTACCTTCCATGTTCCATTCTTCTATCCATTGTAAATGCCAAACATGGTCGTGTAAAAGCATAGGAAAAGGAGGCGCCACAAAAGCACCTCCTTTTTCATACTTAGCCGTTTTTCACATCTTCCAAGCTCGCCCCATAGTTTATGTGGTAGACGTTCCCGCCAATCACGAGAGCAGGTACTGATTGAATACCAGCCTTCTCTGCTTCCTCAATGCGAATTCGCTCTGCACCAAGGTGGACAACTTCGATATCGACCTTTGTTTGATCCAGGTAATCTAGGACGACTTGCTCCGCATCTACACATACTGGGCAACCTGCATGATAAAAAATGGCTTTTAACATTTGGAATCAGCTCCTGTCGATTTTATGTAGCATTGCTACGTATTTGATTATAGGAGCGACTATCTGTAGGAACAATTACATAT from the Brevibacillus brevis genome contains:
- a CDS encoding glutaredoxin family protein; its protein translation is MLKAIFYHAGCPVCVDAEQVVLDYLDQTKVDIEVVHLGAERIRIEEAEKAGIQSVPALVIGGNVYHINYGASLEDVKNG